The window GCTGCACCTCACTGGACATCctggctctgacacacacacacacacacacacacacacatacacacacacagatcagtaaAGGGTTTGGGgttttcctacacacctgcctAAAGCTACAGCAGTCGAAGGTGAGAATACTATTGGTTCTGTGGTTGTCCTTCAGTCTTTAGCTATTCTGATAGAAGTACGGTATTAAAAACCAAACCACTagagacagccagccagctacagcCAACAGAATGAAATACTGTTCTCCTCCCAGCTCTCAGGTCTTTTAAAGGTCATTATAGTAAGGAAGGCAGGTTCCTTGTCCTTACGGACCAGCTCACACTACAGCCTCTATAATCAAAGCTCCTTCTACAAGGTCGCATTGAGGAAATTTAATTTCCCAACATACCATATGAGCCCTCAAGGTGAAGCAGTGTATTTTGAACATTCACAGAATGAGAAGTAGTTGTTTGGGTAAATGAGggttgtgtacagtgtgtgtatggggggggggggggggtgcagtgtgtgtatggggggggggggggtgcagttcTACCACACACACTTTGAAGTGCAAAGTGCAGTTCTACCACACACACTTTGATCATGAACATTCAGGATCCATTGGGCAACATTCTACACAGACAGTAATTGGATACATTTCATTTTCTTCTTCTGATACAGAGATTGGTGGTTTCTACTGAGGCAATTTAGGGATGTTGTTAATAGGCTAAGCATACAAAACACAAAGCATGATCTTCTAGAAAACATTGTTTATATTCTATTTTATTGATTCTATAAGCCATCTCTCTTTGACAAGTTAAAGTCAATTGAAAATACTCTTGAGTTTTGGCTATCAAAGACATGGGCACACTTTGTAACAATAATTTAACATCAATGTAACACAACCAACGgaacaccccctcccctcccccctaatGATATCTTCTTCTCCCAGGCCATCGGCTCTTTAAACACTTCACTTTCAGTGTTCTCCTTTTATACCCAGACGGTGATGATAAaatctgcaacaacaaaaaaagtaacAAATCCCGTGTTGCATTGGTCTCACAGTCATTCATACGGACGAGCACATTTCTTTTGTGTGTAAATAATCCCTGTTGTCACGTAGGGCTGTCAGAATAACTGATCCACTAGGTCTACTGCTGGGGGAGCAGCCGTCATCTCGCGTGCACTCCACATAATTGAGAAGGCCTAAAAAAATAACACCCTAACGGTAATCGGAGAGCCATCATGTGCCCTCATAGCCTCaagataaacacaacacaaaacgtTCGAAGCAGTTTGAGTGAAATATTAGCTGTGAAGCTTTCCCACATCAAGAAGACCCGTCTccgcacaacccccccccccccccctcctcctccccatgaGGATATCGTTCTTCTCCCGGGCCATCGACTCTTTAAACGTTACTTTCAATGTGCAGTTGTTACAATGTTTCAGAAAGAGATTACCTTCCAAATAGTTGGACGGTCGATGCAAACAATCTTCTATCAACCCCTGAAGTAGGCTATATCCCGTGTGTTGAAGTAGGCTATATGCCGTGTGTTGCTCGGCCGTTCTATTCGATCTGTTTCTCCGTTCGCTTTCGTTATCCGCTCAGACTGGCTTGCGAGAGAATGAGACAACCGGACCGCCTCTGAGCGCGCGCTCTCTTTTTTACACAGTGAGTACACGAGTGCGCGCAaccaagtgtgtgtgtattgggctTTTCAAATCGGGTAACAAGCATTGGCAGTAGAGGGTTAACGGTTAACCAACCTTAACCAACCTAACAATATATAATGAATAGGCTAATGTCCTTTTGATATGTTAgtgtatttttcctttatttgcAAAGTTCAAGAAAAGTTCACAGAAAACTCTATCAGACGAGCTAGGGAAGATAGTGGATGTGGCTTCAATACAGaattgtttttctttcaaaataaTTCATAGAAATATTGTCGATAGACctacattgcattcggaaagaattcagaccccttcccattttccacattttgttatgttacagccttattctaaaatgtataaaataaaacattttcctcgtcaatctccacacaatagcccacaatgacaaagcggaaacatgttttaagaaaatttagcaaatgtatagaaaaatcaaaaacagaaataccttatttacataagtattcagaccctttgctatgagacttgaaattgagctcaggtgcattctgtttccattgatcagttTCTACAAATTgtctggagtccacctgtggtaaattcaattgattggacatgatttgaaaaggcaacCGCCTATATTAAGTCCCACTGTTGACAAtggatatcagagcaaaaaccaagccatgaggtcgaatgaattgtacgtagagctccgagacaggattgtgtcgaggcacagatctggggaagggtaccaaaacatttctgtaacattgaaggtccccaagaacacagtgacctccatcattcttaaatggaagaagtttggtgccaccaagactcttcctagagctggccacccggccaaactgagcaatcgggggagaagggccctggttcagagctgttgccagagaatgtaatgttaatttctctaccataaatcgCCTCCAATggcattttagagaatttggcagtacatccaaccggcctcacaaccgcagaccacagaccacgtgtaaccacgtcaacccaggacctccacatccggcttcttcacctgtgggatcatctgaggggTTGGAGAAGAGTTTGCTAAGGAGTATTTATGTCTACAACAAAGCCCTTTTGTGCCCCTACCTATGTGAAATCCAtcgattatttatttatttatattgacaGATTTTCTTaaatgaactataactcagtaaaatctttgaaattgttgcatgtggtgtttatatttttgttcagtgtagaatgaTATCACTCAACAAAAACTGGGTGAAAAAATCTGATAATCTCTCTTTCCACACTCAAAAACTCACTGACGGTGGCGGAACCTAAATTATGGGAATGATGTCTCCTCACGCGGTGAATAAACTGTGGAACGGTGTTGCTATGTTCGCGGTTTTCCTGAATTTGGGCTACTTAGAAAAATATTGTCGCGGGTGAAATGTATTCGTTGTGGATTTTTGGGCTATTTCTAAGTTGCACCACGGCCGCCAAGGCATTtctcttaaaaatatatatttcactgtGACCAGCTCCTCAGTAGTGGTAagggagaggaggtgtgtgtgtgtgtgtgtgtgtgtgcgtgcgtgcgtgttttgAGAGGGCAAAGCACAGCACTACAGTTATTGGCTGAAtcaagtgagagaggagagagagcagcacgcGCGCACGTTGTGACAGCTTTTTACCAgttgtaggtaggctatttagaTTGTCGTTATAGAGACACCTATTTCCTAGTATTTTTCCATTAAACATATTAATACTGTAGAAGTGATGCACATCAATAAATAATAGAAACAAAGAACTGGAAAACGACTTTGGGCGCACTACATGAATCCCTTGGAGATGGTTTAAACTGCATTCTAATGTTGACTGCTTAAAGAAAACTGTATCAAGCGAAGTGCTTTATGTATGCTCAGTTCTTGAGTCTCGGGGGCTGCCTGAGTGGACATTGGAAATGGAAGTTGTGGAACTACTTCGCGTGGTTCTTTTTATGGGGAAAAGTCCTCAATGAAACGGACATTAGGCTAAAAGTGAATAATTATACATGTGCCTCTGTTGGCCCTCAAGTAGCCTATTAATGTATATGCCATTGTAGGCTCCCACTTGATacaataaatatgttgaaatgaCGATATTACTGGAGTCATTGCAAGTCAATTTGTGTCACTTGTGTCGCCTACCTGGCGCTGGCAAACCAATGTAATAAATAGCCTATTACTTGTTGTAGCCTTGTGTTATTATGAACGCGTTAGATTGACGGGATTAGGCTACATATAAAacgaatttaaaaaaataaacactggTTGTTGACAAGCATATTCAGTTCATAAATATATTATTAATATTTCATTCAGTGATTTAAATTATGACCTCATCCAACAGTAGCCTATTCCAGTAAACTATTGGGGAAACAAGCACTTCGTATTGCGAAATCGTCTCGCTTTTCATGTTGAATAAATTAGTCTGTTAATTCGAAGTAAGCAAGCTGCTAAATCGTTCAATTTACATCTTGCCTACATTTAttctaggctactgtagactatctgaaatGAGATGTAGGCTTATCagggcctataggctacctgcctttaTCTAAGAAAACTATGGAACATTTTTATTAGAATCTTAAACCCAGACTGTAGCCTATGTCTATTGTAGAGGTcgacgattatgatttttcaacgccgatactgattattggaggaccaaaaaaaccAATACAGATTAATCagccgatttttatttatttatttgtaataatgacaattacaacaatactgaatgaacagttattttaacttaatataatacataaataaaatcaatttagcctcaagtaaataatgaaacgttcaatttggtttaaataatgcaaaaacaaagtgttggagaagaaagtaaaagtgcaatatgtgctatgtaagaaagctaacgtttcagttccttgctcagaacatatgaaagctggtggttccttttaacatgagtcttcaatattcccaggtaagaagttttaggttgtagttattataggaattctaagactatttccctctataccatttgtatttcattaacctttgactattggatgttcttataggcactttagtattaccagtgtaacagtatagcttctgtccctctcctcgctcctccctgggctcgaaccagcaacacaactacaattatttcacttcggttacacgagcctcatcttgggagttgataggcttgaagtcataaacagcgcaatgcttgatgcacaacgaagagctgctggcaaaacgcacaaaagtgctgtttgaatgtgaattaatgtttacgcgcctgcttctgcctaccaccgctcagtcagatacttagatgcttgtatgctcagtcagattatatgcaacgcaggacacgctagataatatctagtaatatcataaaccatgtgtagttaactagtgattatgattgattgtttttatgagCTAAATttgatgctagctagcaacttaccttggcttactgcattcgcgtaacaggcagtctccttgtggagtgcaacgagagagaggcaggtcattattgcattggactagttaactgtaaggttgcaagattgaatctcccaagctgacaatgtgaaaatctgtctttctgcccctgaacaaggcagttaacccaccgttcctaggccgtcattgaaaataagaatgtgttcttactgacttgcctagtttaataaagctatataaaaataaaaaaattggcaaaataccgatttccgattgttatgaaaacttgaaatcggcccaaattaatcggccattccgattaatcggtcgacctctagtctattGAAATGACAAGTCAATCTCGCAAATGGGCCATTTATAACCTTTGTAGTCTTAACATCTGGCACATAATAACAACACAATTAAAAATAGTGTTTTATGTTCATTCAATTGTTTCTTGCTCAGAGATTGCGAGATCTTCTGTCAAACTTACATCACTCAAACTGTGCTGTCGGATTTATCTATAGTTATGCACATGCGCAAAGGGTTAATTTATTTTGTCCAACATGATCCAAGCACAGCAAGACAGTCGTgatgagggcacgacaaaacctattcccccgcAGGAGACTGaatagatttggcatgggtcctcaggtcctcaaagcatcctgacaggttgcatcactgcctggtatggcaactgcttggcctccgaccgcaaggcactacagaggctagtgcgtacggcccagtaaatcaccggggccaagcttcctgccatgcaggacctctatgccaggcGGTGTCATAGGAAGTTCCTAAAAATGGTCCaagactccagctaccctagtcatagactgttctctctgctaccgcacggcaagcggtaccggagcgccaagtctatgtctaagaggcttctaaacagcttctacccctaagccataagacttctgaccagctaatcaaatggctacccagacaatttgcattgccccacccccttctacgctgctgctgctctctgtttattacctatgcatagtcactttaataactctacctatgtAATAGGAATGCTtcagtccctctcctcgcccctacctgggctcgaaccagggatccTCTGCACACATccacagtcaccctcgaagcatcgttacccatcgcgccacaaaatccgtggcccttgcagagcaaggggaacaacttcaggtctcagagcgagagatgtcaccgattgaaacgctattagcgcccaccccactaactagctagccatttcacatcggttacacctacatgtacatattacctcaattacctcgacagcggtgcccctgcacattgactcggtagcgaggtattttcttaaatctgcattgttggctaagggcttgtaaataagcatttcacaggaaggtctacacctattgtattcggcgcacgtgacatcaataagtctaaatattggtgttacattgcacaaccttcaatgttatgtcatatttatgtaacattctggcaaattagtttgcaacgagccaggcggcccaaactgttgcatataccctgactgcgtgtaatgaacgcaagagaagtgacacaagttccctagttaaaataaattcatgttagcaggcaatattaactaaattatgcaggtttaaaaatatatacttgtgtattgattttaagaaagaggtgatgtttatggttaggtacaaaTTGGTGcgacgacagtgcttttttcgcgaatgcgcttgttaaatcacccgtttggcgaagtaggctgtgattcaatgataaattaacaggcaccgcatcgattatatgcaacgtaggacaagctagataaactagtaatatcatcaaccatgtgtagttaactaatgattatgttaagattgattgttttttataagataagtttcatgctagctagcaccttaccttggctccttgctgcactcgcataacaggtagtcagcctgccacgcagtctcctcgtggagtgcaatgtaatcggccataatcagtgtccaaaaatgccgattaccgattgttatgaaaacttgaaatcggccctaattaatcgcccattccgattaattggtcaaCCTCTAGTATTTGGGTGTGTGAGCCTTGatatcagaagagttacagggtgtgaaaagtggtggtgtcccatcctttcaggttgttggcCTGACGTAGGACTAAATCGATTTAAATAGTTGAGTAGGGTGATGGTATTTTTTTGTTAGTGTAGTGTGAGATTGGAGGGTATTTTTAAAAATCTATTTTGTTATTTATTCAAGCAAAGTATTATggagttgtactccagtctagtagatggcggtaatgcaacatttattggatgccaaccgctgtTAAACCTCATCGAATAAGAATTGGGTTGGAAATTAAAGCTTGACCTGGCAACCCTGCTGTGGAACTAGTTCCTCTCAGTCCCAACATGCGCCATTGAATATAAACGTAACCGAAGTTTCACGGCATTCATTTTTCAAGTCCTTCTTATTTCTGTAATTTGTTGGTCAGAAAATAACAATGGAGACGATTTTAGAACAACAACGTCGCTACCATGAGGAGAAGGAAAGGCTGTTGGATGCCAAAACTAAGGAAATGATGCATAAGAAAACCACGGTATGTGTTGCATCAACGCGAATGCTATTTAATGTTAATGAAGACGTTCATTGATTAAAGTATTAAACAAAATCAGATAAGCTAACGTTATTTTTGGGAATAGTAGCTTGTGTGTTATGATTTTGTTTAATTGTGGCTAACTTACCAGCTACAATTTCTGACAGCTATTGTATTCAGTTAACGTTAGCTGAATTGCATATAAGGCTAGTTTGTTAGCTAGCGTTTAACTGGTCCAGTTTCTGGCTTTGCCATCTAACCTTAGTTAATATATATGGATTTTTCTTCTCAAACAGTTACGCGAACAAATAAACTCAGACCATCGAACAAGAGCAATGTTGGATGTGAGTATTCTATGTGATATTGAAACatcacaacagtaaataacaagtTGGACCTGTATTTTCATATTCACTTGTCTTGTGGCTAATAGCCTACTTGTCAAGGACATGCATGATGTGACAGTATTTTTTTGATAACTTGCTACGCCATCCTTTCAGAGATACATGGACGTGAGCTCAACTGTCAGGGAAGCATATGAAGACAAAGATGGGTaagtgtgtatgtgatgtgtttGTGTTTCAAGCGCTCATGCATGATCAGCCTTGTTATGCAGAGTAAATCAGAGGTGTAGTATTTTTGCTTTCTCTGTCCACAGTATGAGGAAGGATGAACTGAACGCCATCTCAGGACCAAATGAGTTTGCAGAGTTCTACAACAGACTAAAACAGATCAAGGAGTTCCACAGGAAGCATCCTAATGAGGTCATCTTTTTATCAGCTCCTTCCTGTCAGGCCTAGCTGTACACTGAATAAATCATCCCAGAAGTACACAgagggtacaaaacattaagaacaccagcTCTTTCCATGGCATACACATACATTGATGTCACTTTAAATCCCCTTCagtctgtgtagatgaaggggaagagacagggttaaagaaggattgttaagcattgagacatggcttgtgtatgtgtgccactcagagggtgaacgggcaaaacaaaagatttaagtgcctttgaacagggtatggtagtaggtgcaggGTGCACTGGTTTGtatcgctgctgggtttttcacgcatAACAGTTTCCcgtttgtatcaagaatggtccaccagccaacttgacacaactgtgggaagcatcggTGTCAACATGCGCCAGCacccctgtggaatgcttttgacaccttgggGGGGGTTCATGTTATGTACACTTTGTAGGTGGGGtaggtgtttttaatgttttgttcactcggTGTATATCTTCTCAAAAACCCTAAGTAGTTCCAGACACAGAGATCCgtttttaaaggggcaatctgaaGTTAAAACAATTACACTTTACCCCGCCACTGTTTTGGTCAAATGCTGAGGGATGGGgcaggagaaatgtaaccactcaaattcatagacagagctaggtctgaccatccatgatatcaaagtATAGTTTGAGATGTGTTGAGGCTATACactagtgtttgtttacaaatatgttgtttataaaaaaaatagAGTAAACAAACTTATATTTTGAATTCTGGTGGGGTATGACAGTTGGAACTAAGCACATGCAACATTTATAAGTTATTCTTCCTGAATCAGTCAATGGGTTTATGTAATTCATTTGAAAGTCCACACATAGATACACCAATTGCACATTGCCCCTTTAGATAACTATTGTATCATTCAATATGTCTCAGGATTCTATATGTCATTCTACAGTCCAGGTGcgcgaagggggggggggggtaatttgtGTTATTGCatgttccacaataaatgtctGAAACCAAATCTTGAACTGAAGTTTAGGTCAACCAACCTTCATCAGGGTTTAGCATTTCTGCTGCTCTGGCTAAGTCTGTATGTTGCTGTTTCAGATCTGTGTGCCCATGTCTGTGGAGTTTGACGAGCTGGTCAAGGCTAGAGAGAACCCAACTGAAGAAACACAGAGTGAGTTTTCTACAGTATGGTGGTGGAGTCATTGTCTAACACTGTGTAGGTGTTAATGTAATGATTTATGTGGTCTTTCCCCAGACATGGTGGAGTTCAGTGATGAGGAGGCGTACGGACGCTACCTGGATCTTCATGACTGCTATCGGAAGTTCATCAACCTGAAAGGGGCAGAGGTAAGATGTCCACTCGCTACTCTAAATACTCTTCATCCTAGTCTAATGTCAAATTATACTAAAGCATAACCTTCTGCCCTCTGTTTCAGAAACTGGAGTACATCAGCTACCTTTCCTCATTTGACCAGCTGTTTGATGTCTCCAAGGACAGAAAGAATGCTGAATACAAAAAGTAAGCAAATTTAACTATTTGCTTTATTGTACAGACCTTTTCTTTGTGATTGTACTGTAAATGCACTAAATGCATTCCTATAGAATTGTAGTACCTTATATTAATTTGTTTGTAGTTCTCCTCCGCATGTTTTTCCATCAGGTTGTTTCACACCTGTGTTTGATGTTATACAGGTACTTAGAGATGCTACTGGAGTACCTTCAGGACTACACAGAAAGAGTCAAACCTCTGCTGGACCAGAATGATCTCTACGGCAAGATCCTGGGAGAGTTTGAGAAGAAGTGGGAGATGGGGACCTTCCCTGGCTGGCCAGTGAGTGTCCAAGATGGGGAAGAAGACTACTATAGTGATGGTCTATATGGGAGTTTCACATTTTTTATTCTCTTCCTCTGTTATAGAAAGAGACGAGCAGTGCTCTGACCCACGCCGGAGCTCATCTAGACCTTTCTGCTTTCTCCTCTTGGGAGGAGTTGGCTTCCCTGGGTCTGGACAGGTTGAAGTCTGCCCTTATGGCCCTGGGCCTGAAATGTGGAGGGTAAGCAATAAGTATGCTCTTCTGTGGCTGGGAGGAGGTCTATGGACATACTTTCAACTTGGAATACTGGAATAACAGTTGTAATTAGAATAGTATAACAGTAACTGGAATATTGTAATAACATCAAATTCCAGCCGTAGACTAGGAGTATAGATCGACGGTGTACTGATGACTAATATCGGACTGGGTGACTACTGTAAGGTTGCTAAATGGGTGTATATGGCTAATGTGTATGTGACCTCACAGAACCCTGGAAGAGAGAGCCCAGAGGCTGTTTAGCACCAAAGGAAAATCCCTGGAATCTCTGGATCCCTCCTTGTTCGCCAAGAACCCGAAGTCCAAGGGACCCAAGAAGTATGTGATTGTCAGTTAAACATTTGcatgttttatgtttttctgCACCTGATAGCATGTTCTAGCCGTGTTATTGACCATTCCAATCTCTCTGCAGAGACACCGAGCGTAACAAAGAAGTCGCCTTCCTGGAGTCTCAGGTTTATGAGTATGTGGAAATCCTGGGGGTAAGTAAAAGATGCCAAGGATGACTCCTTTATAGAACAAGGCCTGCACACTGTTTAAGCTCCCAATTCACCGCTTTATTGACAACCGTTTCCATCCTGTCACCTGACCAAGATTAGTTTCTGATCGAAACGTTGTCAATAAAGTGGTGAATTGGGAGCTTTAACCGTGTGCAGGCCTTCTTGTTCTATACTAGTGATCTTTATTAGCCCAGCACCTATGTTTTTAGTCATATATAATGAATGTCTTTAGTTCTGAGGGCCTTTATATATAATGGTTAGTCCCCGCCATGCAAAGGTGTGTGTTACTCACAATAACCACACAAACACCTGTTAACACTTCCATCTGATTGTCTATGGCCCTGTAGGAGCAGAGGCAGCTGACCCATGAGAACGTGCAGAGGAAGCAGgccaggacaggagaggagagagaggaggaagaggaggagcagctcagtgagagtgagagtgaagaTGAGGACAACGAGATAATCTACAACCCCAAGAACCTGCCTCTCGGCTGGGATGGAAAGGTTTGGAGTCGGGCCCTGACATCAGACCTGTGTACTATCTGTGTTAAAGCGCTGCAAtactaatgaaatacaaatgattgTTTTATTAATAATGGTGTTATTTATTCAGACTTCATTGTACAGCGGTTGCATGCTACCACGCTAACCTCGTTTTTAATTGTTCTAGCCCATTCCATACTGGCTGTACAAACTCCATGGCCTGAACATCAATTATAACTGTGAGATCTGTGGAAACTACACGTACAGAGGACCCAAAGCCTTCCAGAGGCACTTTGCAGTACGTTCAGATTTCTGTTCAACATTATTCGTATAATTAtttgtgtattgttattacaatGTCATATtaggttattacagtgttatgTCAATGCCCTCCTTTCGTTTTTTTATGTGTGCATAAGTGAAACTGTAGAGGATTCGATTTTATAAATGGACTAATTCTGTCCTCAGCTGATAAGAGCATGTTGACCATGGTTGGTTAATATTACTGCTAGATAATATGTTGTCACCTGttgtctcctcccctcaggagTGGCGTCACGCCCATGGCATGCGCTGCCTGGGAATCCCCAACACGGCTCACTTTGCCAACGTCACCCAGATCGAGGACGCTGTCTCTCGTAAGTAGTTCTGTTACAGCCCTGATAGAGGCTGAGGCAGATGACAAGTGAAAATAATGAGTATTGTTATTTGGGTTGAATAGAATAGTCATGTTAGAGAAAAAAAGTGTTACCAGACCAATAAATATTTTCCGGAGTAGTTGTACATCCAGATTGACCTCACAAAAAGATTTCTGACTGCAAGGgtctttcctggttaaataaatgatgAAAAATGACTGGTCATTCAGTCCACGTTCTGGATAATAATAGTGTATTTATAACCCAGTATGGTCAAAGCTGAAGTCACAGAAGGCATCAGAGCGCTGGCAACCAGATACAGAGGAGGAGTACGAGGACTCCAGTGGAAACGTGGTCAACAAGAAGACCTACGAGGACCTGAAGAGACAGGGTCTGCTGTAGAGAGGAGACCGACAAAGACTTGGAAACCTTGAAGCGCAACGTGATGCCtaattgtaatttttttatttggaCTTTGACCTTTTCATTTACACTTTTCATTTAGAAGTTGTGATGTTGTTTTTATTAATTCCTTCCTTTGACAACCATTTTGAAATGAAACAGCCATTGATTCTAATAATAAATTAGTAATATTTGTCACCATTGTTGTTTCTGAGTTAGTTAGTTCTATTAGAAAGCAATTGTAATGTCTTAAGTTGTTTAAGGAGTCACCTGAACCACTGTCCATTCCCTTATGGATGATTACACATTTTTGTATATCCAAGAACCCTCCCATTGTCAGGTGATGGACAGTCCCTTTAAAGGGAGTGTACTAGAGGGGAGTCTGCAGATATCTTCACACTTGCTCACCGATTCCTCTGTTTGCCTGGTAAGGAAAATTCACCTTTTATTTACAAATTCATACATTTCTTAAAATGTTGAAGATGCTTTCTCAGCTCAGCAGTTTTTTGGGAATTATACAAGACACTTGTGCTGTATTTGAGTGAGCTGTTAATGATTTAAATATTATTTCATGTAGTATGACTTGCTTGCTATGACATGCAAATTGACTTACAGTATCAGTTTGCCAATATGAGTACAGTTGAGGGAAGAAATGTCTGAATATTGCTAAAATAATGTTGGATTTGGTCTGT of the Oncorhynchus kisutch isolate 150728-3 linkage group LG17, Okis_V2, whole genome shotgun sequence genome contains:
- the LOC109907383 gene encoding splicing factor 3A subunit 3 isoform X1, which translates into the protein METILEQQRRYHEEKERLLDAKTKEMMHKKTTLREQINSDHRTRAMLDRYMDVSSTVREAYEDKDGIFAFSVHSMRKDELNAISGPNEFAEFYNRLKQIKEFHRKHPNEICVPMSVEFDELVKARENPTEETQNMVEFSDEEAYGRYLDLHDCYRKFINLKGAEKLEYISYLSSFDQLFDVSKDRKNAEYKKYLEMLLEYLQDYTERVKPLLDQNDLYGKILGEFEKKWEMGTFPGWPKETSSALTHAGAHLDLSAFSSWEELASLGLDRLKSALMALGLKCGGTLEERAQRLFSTKGKSLESLDPSLFAKNPKSKGPKKDTERNKEVAFLESQVYEYVEILGEQRQLTHENVQRKQARTGEEREEEEEEQLSESESEDEDNEIIYNPKNLPLGWDGKPIPYWLYKLHGLNINYNCEICGNYTYRGPKAFQRHFAEWRHAHGMRCLGIPNTAHFANVTQIEDAVSLWSKLKSQKASERWQPDTEEEYEDSSGNVVNKKTYEDLKRQGLL
- the LOC109907383 gene encoding splicing factor 3A subunit 3 isoform X2, translating into METILEQQRRYHEEKERLLDAKTKEMMHKKTTLREQINSDHRTRAMLDRYMDVSSTVREAYEDKDGMRKDELNAISGPNEFAEFYNRLKQIKEFHRKHPNEICVPMSVEFDELVKARENPTEETQNMVEFSDEEAYGRYLDLHDCYRKFINLKGAEKLEYISYLSSFDQLFDVSKDRKNAEYKKYLEMLLEYLQDYTERVKPLLDQNDLYGKILGEFEKKWEMGTFPGWPKETSSALTHAGAHLDLSAFSSWEELASLGLDRLKSALMALGLKCGGTLEERAQRLFSTKGKSLESLDPSLFAKNPKSKGPKKDTERNKEVAFLESQVYEYVEILGEQRQLTHENVQRKQARTGEEREEEEEEQLSESESEDEDNEIIYNPKNLPLGWDGKPIPYWLYKLHGLNINYNCEICGNYTYRGPKAFQRHFAEWRHAHGMRCLGIPNTAHFANVTQIEDAVSLWSKLKSQKASERWQPDTEEEYEDSSGNVVNKKTYEDLKRQGLL